DNA from Conexivisphaera calida:
TTAGACCCTTGGGCGCGTTTGTGTTCGGCCACTACGGGGATAGAATAGGCAGGAAGAGGATGCTGATGTACACTATAGTGATATCGGGGGTCTCCTCCGGCCTCGTGGGGCTGCTGCCCACCTATGCCCAGATAGGAGCCTGGGCGATAGTGTTACTTGTCATATTGAGGCTGGTACTGGGCTTCGGGCTGGGTGGTGAGTGGGGAGGCGCAATGCTCGTTGCGCTGGAGCATGGCCAGAGAAGGAGGGGATACTGGTCCGCGTTCGTCCAGTCCACGGTCGGCTTGGGCTTGGTGCTGGGGTCCATAGTGTTCTTGGTCCTGGGCGCCCTCATAGGGCAGAGCGCCATGACGGCCTGGGGCTGGAGGATAGCATTTCTCATCTCCTTCCTTCTGCTTGCAATAGGATTCTACATTAGGTACACACTACCGGAGACCCCAGTTTTCGAGGCCGCGAAGAGAGAAAAGACATTACTGAACGTCCCCGCCGGAATGGTCTTCAGGAAGTACTGGAAGGAGCTACTGCTCAGCACCCTGATAGCTGGCGCGGTGGGAACTATATGGTTCACTGGATCCACAACGCTGCCCACCATCTACAGGCTCTTCAAGGTCATATCGCCGGAGCTGCAGCAGATAGGGATACTAGTGTTCGGTCTTATAGAGATCCTCTTCGTCTTCCTAGGAGGCCCGCTCTCCGATCGTATCGGGAGGAGGCCCACGATATACATATCAAGCATAATATTCCTGGTGGTCCTGTACCCAGTAATTCTGTATAAGTCTACCATTATGTTCTTCGTCTCAATGGCCCTCCTGGGGATCGCGCACGGCATAGCGTACGCGCCCGAGGGGGCGATGATCAGCGAGATATTCCCTACCAATGTGCGGTATAGTGGAAATTCCTTGGCCTACCAGTTCGGCAACGCATTCATAGGAGGACCCCAGCCTTACGTGTCCGTCGACCTTGGCGCCATCTCATATCTACTGGAGCCGGTCTACGCGGTCGTCTTCGCAGTAATAGCAATCGCTGCAGCCTACAAGTTCAGGGAGACGAAGGATGTAGATCTCACCAAGGTGACGTAGCGCGATACACTAATTTCTTTCTAATTCCTTTTCGGTTATTTATATTGGTAGAGTTCAGGTCTTCTCTGCTCCAGCAGCGGGAGTGCCGCCCTGACCCTTGATATTCTCCCTTGGTCCACGCGTGCCTCCACCGCGCCCTCCTCCTCGGTCGCCCTAGCTACCATGACGCCCGCTGGATCCACCGCGACCGATATACCGGCAAAGGTATTTCCTATCTGATTAGAGGTCAGCACGTACATAGTGTTCTCGAGTGCCCTCGCTTTCGTAAGCGTTAACCATTGCTCCTCCTTGTTGTACCCCCTGTACCACGCGCTGGGCACTATGAGCGCGTCGGCCCCGGAGAGCGCCACATATCTAGCGAGCTCTGGAAAGCGCATCTCATAACACACGATCACGCCCAGCCGGAAGCCCTCGACGTCCACCATCAGAGGCGGCTCGTCTCCCGGCTTCAGCCAGTCCGACTCCTTATGTCCAAGCGCGTCGAACAGATGCGACTTTCTATACTTCGCTCTTAGCTCGCCGTCCGCCCCAATTATATACACGGAACTGTGCACGCGGGGGAACTCGTCACTCCTCTCGTAGACTCCCACAGCGACCCATATACCATGCTCCATAGCTACTCTCCGCACGCCTCTAATGAACTGCGAGTCGTCGTACTCTGCCAGCTCGTAGAGCCTCTCCCTAGAGATATCCGACGGTGCTAAAAGGTCCGTGAACTCTGGAAAGACCACAAGTGAGATTCCCGAGAGCCTGCTGATAATTTTGGAGATCTTCTCCAAGTTCTCTTCCTTCGAGGGTGTTGACTGGAACTGCGCGAGGGCCACCCCCATCTCTTTCATATGTGAAGTTGTGCGTATGCGCGCTGAAAAGGTTTTCCATCAGCGCCTCAGGCTCGGATAGTATCTCCTCGCATACGATTCCGTTATTATTCCATTCTCTAGATCTGATCTCACGAGTGCCGGATCCCTCCTCCCGGGGTCGCCATATCCTCCTCCTCCCGCGGTCCTTATCTCCACATAGTCGCCCGAATCCAGCTCCAGCGTGACCTTCGTCCCAGCAGGAAACCTTCTGCGGCCCTTCTTCACGATCACCGAGGTCCTAGCGCCCTCCATGCCGCCCTCGAGCCCCCAAGGCGCGTGCCTCTCCCTCTCGGCCAGCACAGTGACCGTAGCCCTGCCGGATGCTACCATATAGGACCTAATGATGCCAGCCCCTCCCCTATACTGCCCGGCCCCCGGACTGTTCTTCCTCAGCTCGTACCTCAGCATTATTATCGGCATGCTCCGCTCAATCTCCTCAATCGGGGTGTTCATAGTGTTAGTCATATTCGAGTGTACGCCGTCCACGCCGTCCATCCCTGGGCGCCCTCCAGTGCCAACGCCGATGGTCTCATAGAACGCCCACGTGCGGCCGCCGTCCACGCCACCCATCATCACATTGTTCATAGAGCCGCCAGCCGCTGCAGGGATTCTCCCAGGCAACGCCCGGCTCATCGCCAGGAATAACACATCTGCGTTTCTCTGGCTCGTCTCCACGTTGCCGCCAGCCACTGGTGCAGGGAACTCCGGGTTGAGGATTGATCCCCTGGGCGCGTCCACCTCAAAGAGCCTGAAGGCGCCGTGGTTCAGCGGCACATCCTCACCCAGTATGGACTTGAAGACAAAGTGCACCCCC
Protein-coding regions in this window:
- a CDS encoding MFS transporter — its product is MGSDVVTGSASITRHIILSAMIGTLLEWYDIFLFSTGAFYIAANFMPKGNPVAAIASTLLVFAIGFLFRPLGAFVFGHYGDRIGRKRMLMYTIVISGVSSGLVGLLPTYAQIGAWAIVLLVILRLVLGFGLGGEWGGAMLVALEHGQRRRGYWSAFVQSTVGLGLVLGSIVFLVLGALIGQSAMTAWGWRIAFLISFLLLAIGFYIRYTLPETPVFEAAKREKTLLNVPAGMVFRKYWKELLLSTLIAGAVGTIWFTGSTTLPTIYRLFKVISPELQQIGILVFGLIEILFVFLGGPLSDRIGRRPTIYISSIIFLVVLYPVILYKSTIMFFVSMALLGIAHGIAYAPEGAMISEIFPTNVRYSGNSLAYQFGNAFIGGPQPYVSVDLGAISYLLEPVYAVVFAVIAIAAAYKFRETKDVDLTKVT
- a CDS encoding carbon-nitrogen hydrolase family protein gives rise to the protein MKEMGVALAQFQSTPSKEENLEKISKIISRLSGISLVVFPEFTDLLAPSDISRERLYELAEYDDSQFIRGVRRVAMEHGIWVAVGVYERSDEFPRVHSSVYIIGADGELRAKYRKSHLFDALGHKESDWLKPGDEPPLMVDVEGFRLGVIVCYEMRFPELARYVALSGADALIVPSAWYRGYNKEEQWLTLTKARALENTMYVLTSNQIGNTFAGISVAVDPAGVMVARATEEEGAVEARVDQGRISRVRAALPLLEQRRPELYQYK